The nucleotide sequence TTAGAGGATAAGTATTTTAACAGGAATGATTGGGTGAAATAAAGAAATAGTCTAATCCATATGGCGACTTTGGCAAAAAGAAAGGTCCAAAATTCTCCCGGACAGGTATATGTAGATTCCAGTTGTATAGATTGTGAAACTTGCAGGATCCTAGCCTCCGATATTTTTGGAGAAGACCAAACTGGTTCGTTCGTTAAAAAACAACCCGAAACAGAATCCGAAAAATTCCAAGCCTTACAAGCATTAGTCGCTTGTCCGACTGCGTCTATCGGAACCGAGGATCGTATAGATCTTGGAGAAGCAAAAGCTTCCTTCCCAAGACAGATCCAAGACGAGGTATATCATTGCGGTTTCCATTCTAAAGATTCTTTCGGAGCATTCTCCTATTTAATTCTCCGGGAAGAAGGTAACGTACTCGTAGATTCTCCCAGATACATTCCATCACTTTCCGAAAAAATAAAAAACCTGGGCGGTATCAAATACCATTTTCTAACACATCGGGATGATATAGCGGATCACGAAAAATTCCATACGGACTTCGGAACCCAAAGAATTATTCATGAAGGAGATCTATCCGCTCTTCCAAACGCCGAGATTGTGATCAAGGGCAGGGAACCATTCTCTTTAGAAAAAGATCTATTGATTATTCCTGGGCCTGGACATACAAGAGGCCATTCTACTTTATTATATAAACATAAATTTCTATTTTCAGGAGATCATTTGGCATTTGATCCCAAGAAAGAAAGGTTGATTGCATTCAGAGGAGCTTGTTGGTATTCTT is from Leptospira neocaledonica and encodes:
- a CDS encoding MBL fold metallo-hydrolase produces the protein MATLAKRKVQNSPGQVYVDSSCIDCETCRILASDIFGEDQTGSFVKKQPETESEKFQALQALVACPTASIGTEDRIDLGEAKASFPRQIQDEVYHCGFHSKDSFGAFSYLILREEGNVLVDSPRYIPSLSEKIKNLGGIKYHFLTHRDDIADHEKFHTDFGTQRIIHEGDLSALPNAEIVIKGREPFSLEKDLLIIPGPGHTRGHSTLLYKHKFLFSGDHLAFDPKKERLIAFRGACWYSWEEQTKSMQDLENYNFEWLLPGHGHPAHTDRKRMSEMLRSCVLWMQKR